Proteins co-encoded in one Acidobacteriota bacterium genomic window:
- the maf gene encoding septum formation inhibitor Maf, with translation MIQLPKLILASGSPRRSEILTSVGWEFTKHVADIDETERVGELPADYVVRLAREKAKAVAVNYPGSIVLGADTTVVIDGQIIGKPLDLDDAKRMLSMLSGHWHEVLTGVAVVDNGETRSGIQSTRVKFTAMSEAEITFLAEKGDPLDKAGAYAVQAQAALFIEGIEGDYWNVVGLPISLVYSLMKKV, from the coding sequence ATGATACAACTGCCAAAACTGATCCTCGCCTCGGGAAGTCCGAGACGTTCCGAGATACTCACGTCCGTCGGCTGGGAATTCACCAAACACGTCGCCGACATCGACGAAACGGAGCGGGTGGGCGAGCTTCCCGCCGATTACGTCGTCCGCCTGGCCCGTGAAAAAGCCAAGGCCGTCGCCGTGAATTATCCCGGCAGCATCGTTCTCGGGGCCGACACAACCGTCGTTATCGACGGTCAGATAATCGGCAAGCCGCTCGATCTAGATGATGCAAAGCGAATGTTATCGATGCTTTCCGGGCATTGGCATGAGGTTTTGACCGGTGTTGCCGTTGTTGACAACGGTGAAACGCGGTCAGGAATTCAGAGTACGCGAGTGAAATTCACCGCGATGTCCGAAGCAGAGATCACGTTCCTGGCCGAAAAAGGAGATCCGCTCGACAAGGCCGGGGCATACGCCGTTCAGGCCCAGGCGGCGTTGTTTATAGAGGGAATCGAGGGCGATTATTGGAACGTCGTGGGCCTGCCGATCAGCCTGGTCTATTCGCTAATGAAAAAGGTGTAA
- the gatA gene encoding Asp-tRNA(Asn)/Glu-tRNA(Gln) amidotransferase subunit GatA gives MSIRTNTETTLDNAEKLNSQLNSFLSIEREHALARADYLESTTGTRLAGLAVAVKDNICTKGLRTSCGSRILGNYKAQYDATAIKRLNDAGAIIVGKTNMDEFAMGSSNESSAFGAAKNPWDVTRVPGGSSGGSAVAVASGVVRAALGSETGGSVRQPASLCGIVGLKPTYGRISRYGLVAFASSLDNIGIFGQTSLDVANVLGVIAGRDEKDSTSADVPVPDYAAAIDADIAGKTIGIPRALFGDGLDDEVREKTLAAIANFEALGAKTLDIELPYAKYGIAVYYIIATAEASSNLARFDGVRYGFRAEDAPELRKMYSKTREEGFGAEVKRRIMLGTYVLSSGYYDAYYAKAQKVRALVKRDYVNAFKSCDAILTPTSPSVAFKIGEKSDDPIAMYLSDIYTVSANLAGVPGISVPCGLSQEGLPIGLQLVGNFWSEGTLLNMAHRYETAHPLGAKPAVFA, from the coding sequence ATGTCGATTCGTACAAATACTGAAACAACTCTCGATAACGCCGAGAAACTCAATTCGCAGCTTAATTCGTTCCTCTCCATCGAGCGCGAACACGCACTGGCTCGGGCTGATTATCTGGAATCAACCACCGGTACACGATTAGCTGGCCTTGCGGTCGCAGTTAAGGACAACATCTGCACGAAGGGTTTGCGCACTTCGTGCGGCTCTCGCATCCTGGGTAATTACAAGGCCCAATACGATGCGACCGCGATAAAACGCCTGAACGATGCCGGAGCGATAATCGTCGGCAAAACTAACATGGACGAATTTGCCATGGGTTCATCAAACGAATCTTCGGCGTTCGGTGCGGCGAAGAATCCGTGGGATGTGACCCGCGTTCCGGGCGGCAGCTCGGGCGGTTCGGCGGTGGCGGTCGCTTCGGGTGTCGTTCGGGCGGCTTTGGGCAGCGAAACCGGCGGCTCGGTCCGTCAGCCCGCTTCCCTGTGCGGCATCGTCGGGCTTAAGCCGACCTATGGACGCATTTCGCGTTACGGGCTCGTCGCTTTTGCTTCTTCGCTAGATAATATAGGTATTTTTGGCCAAACCTCGCTGGATGTCGCGAATGTACTCGGCGTCATCGCCGGGCGCGATGAAAAAGATTCCACCTCGGCGGATGTTCCGGTTCCCGATTACGCGGCAGCGATAGATGCGGATATTGCCGGCAAAACTATCGGTATTCCAAGAGCACTTTTTGGTGACGGACTGGACGACGAAGTGCGTGAAAAAACGCTAGCGGCTATCGCCAATTTTGAAGCTCTCGGAGCCAAGACCCTAGACATCGAGCTTCCCTATGCCAAATACGGCATCGCCGTCTACTACATCATCGCGACCGCCGAGGCCTCGTCAAATCTCGCCCGTTTTGACGGCGTCCGTTACGGATTCCGTGCCGAGGATGCTCCCGAACTTCGCAAGATGTATTCCAAGACCCGCGAAGAAGGCTTCGGGGCCGAGGTCAAACGCCGCATTATGCTCGGAACCTACGTTCTTTCGAGCGGATACTACGATGCATATTACGCGAAAGCTCAGAAGGTCCGGGCTCTGGTAAAACGCGATTATGTGAATGCTTTCAAAAGCTGCGATGCAATATTGACGCCGACCTCGCCGTCGGTCGCATTCAAGATCGGCGAAAAGAGCGATGACCCGATCGCTATGTATCTGAGCGATATTTACACGGTTTCGGCAAATCTCGCCGGCGTTCCGGGAATCAGCGTTCCGTGCGGCTTATCGCAGGAAGGCCTGCCGATCGGCTTGCAGCTGGTCGGAAATTTCTGGTCCGAAGGCACCTTGCTCAATATGGCCCACAGATACGAGACGGCACATCCATTGGGTGCGAAGCCGGCGGTTTTCGCATAA
- a CDS encoding putative DNA binding domain-containing protein produces MPRRKFRHTQRFDSPSDQSFQEYLVNNDAPATTRTELLRLIRGGEDTYLELKVKLSNSERIAQGIVALANTDGGTIIFGVNDQLRIEGVSNPEWVQTEIARICREDIVPPIIPMLDTIAFDSGKRIVALDIHGKRRPYRTRDGRFYLRIGAEKREVSRGELSAWLDEIRPLGFENIPLQGVAEEDFDDSLLWSFANGFDDNAPNQNLYNTSDFLRKDLLLAVGQTDEFFPTVAALLLFGKNDRVAELLPRSNVTVARFSGDNGTAQLIEAVEVKGNLLTQFETIQEFIKRYTDLGKERPKRKLSLVTDPVVQARGHYHYYSVAEAIINLLMHRDLALRDIRTRINIYDNAIEFINPRRTNGFSPPAARAIRYGITQRLNPQISAIFTRREYGINVPHGGLPMILRQSNLFSGRKPEIYIANDEFKLKIFAA; encoded by the coding sequence ATGCCGCGAAGAAAATTTCGTCACACACAGCGTTTTGACTCACCAAGCGACCAATCCTTTCAGGAATACCTCGTAAATAACGACGCCCCGGCCACCACACGGACCGAACTTTTGCGCCTGATCCGCGGTGGCGAAGACACTTATCTTGAGCTAAAAGTTAAGCTTTCTAACTCCGAGCGCATCGCCCAGGGCATCGTCGCTCTGGCAAATACGGACGGCGGGACGATAATTTTTGGGGTCAATGATCAGCTCCGGATCGAAGGGGTTTCGAACCCCGAATGGGTCCAAACCGAGATCGCCCGGATCTGCCGCGAGGACATCGTTCCCCCCATTATTCCTATGCTTGACACGATCGCGTTCGACAGCGGAAAGCGCATCGTGGCTCTCGATATTCACGGAAAACGCCGCCCGTACCGCACTCGCGACGGCCGTTTTTATCTCCGCATCGGTGCCGAAAAGAGGGAAGTCTCACGCGGCGAACTCTCAGCCTGGCTCGACGAGATCCGGCCGCTCGGCTTTGAAAATATCCCGCTCCAGGGAGTGGCGGAAGAGGATTTTGACGATTCGCTGTTGTGGTCCTTCGCGAACGGATTTGACGACAACGCGCCGAACCAAAACCTCTACAACACCAGCGATTTCCTCCGCAAAGACCTGCTGCTCGCCGTCGGCCAAACGGACGAATTTTTCCCGACCGTCGCCGCCTTGCTGTTGTTTGGAAAGAATGACCGCGTCGCCGAACTGCTGCCGAGATCGAATGTCACGGTCGCACGCTTCTCAGGCGACAACGGCACGGCTCAACTCATTGAAGCGGTTGAGGTTAAGGGGAATTTGCTGACGCAGTTCGAGACCATTCAGGAGTTTATAAAACGCTACACCGACCTCGGAAAAGAGCGTCCGAAACGCAAACTTTCGCTCGTCACAGACCCGGTGGTCCAGGCACGCGGGCATTATCATTATTACTCGGTGGCTGAGGCGATAATAAATCTCCTGATGCACCGCGACCTCGCCCTGCGAGACATCCGGACACGAATAAACATTTACGACAATGCGATAGAATTTATAAATCCGCGGCGGACGAACGGTTTTTCACCGCCCGCTGCCCGGGCTATCCGCTACGGCATTACACAGCGTTTAAACCCCCAAATTTCAGCCATTTTCACCCGCCGCGAATACGGAATTAACGTCCCCCACGGCGGACTTCCGATGATCCTGAGACAGTCGAACCTCTTCTCCGGCCGCAAGCCGGAGATCTATATCGCGAACGACGAATTCAAGCTGAAGATCTTTGCGGCTTAG
- the panB gene encoding 3-methyl-2-oxobutanoate hydroxymethyltransferase, with protein sequence MAYLQPDKEGKVYLPAIRAAKERGEKLVCLTAYDYPTARIVDEAGVDMILVGDSMGNVIHGYGNTIPVSLDEITSACIAVKRGTERAMVIADMPFGTYHVNEDESVRNALRLMKYGGAEAVKIEGGRNRVNLVKRLVSEEIPVVAHIGLTPQSVYKMGGYRVQGRTAEQAKLLIEDAKMLEDAGAFAVVLELVPREVAGMITSELEISTIGIGAGLECDIQVLVLHDLVGMTFGRQPRFVRQYASVRNVMTEAIQHWTRDVKTGAYPNDEESYGLTEETKKEMAAS encoded by the coding sequence ATGGCATATTTACAGCCTGATAAAGAGGGCAAAGTCTATCTTCCCGCGATCCGTGCCGCTAAGGAACGCGGCGAAAAGCTCGTCTGCCTGACCGCGTACGATTACCCGACCGCCCGCATTGTGGACGAAGCCGGCGTTGATATGATCCTCGTCGGCGACAGCATGGGCAATGTCATCCACGGTTACGGCAACACCATTCCCGTCTCGCTCGACGAGATCACCTCAGCCTGCATCGCCGTCAAACGCGGCACCGAACGGGCTATGGTCATTGCCGATATGCCGTTCGGAACGTATCACGTCAATGAGGACGAGAGCGTTCGCAACGCCCTCCGGCTGATGAAATACGGCGGCGCCGAAGCCGTCAAGATCGAGGGCGGCCGCAATCGCGTCAACCTCGTCAAACGCCTCGTCAGCGAAGAGATCCCGGTCGTTGCCCACATCGGCCTGACGCCGCAATCCGTCTATAAAATGGGCGGCTACCGCGTTCAGGGCCGCACCGCCGAGCAGGCAAAACTCCTCATCGAAGACGCCAAAATGCTCGAAGACGCCGGAGCCTTTGCCGTCGTACTCGAACTCGTCCCGCGTGAGGTCGCCGGTATGATCACCAGCGAACTCGAAATTTCCACCATCGGCATCGGCGCCGGACTGGAATGCGACATTCAGGTACTCGTGCTCCACGATCTGGTCGGCATGACTTTCGGCCGGCAGCCGCGTTTCGTCAGGCAATACGCCAGCGTCCGCAACGTCATGACCGAGGCCATCCAACACTGGACCCGCGACGTAAAAACCGGAGCATACCCAAACGACGAAGAATCATACGGCCTCACCGAAGAAACGAAAAAGGAGATGGCGGCTTCATAA
- the gatC gene encoding Asp-tRNA(Asn)/Glu-tRNA(Gln) amidotransferase subunit GatC, with product MDVRKVAKLAHLEISEAEVELYTPQMANIVKYVEQLNDLDIEDIEPMLGGLTDEGEATFTLRDDVPGGSLGQTAGLSQAPSSVAGHFQVPKVL from the coding sequence ATGGACGTAAGAAAAGTAGCAAAACTCGCACATCTTGAGATCTCAGAAGCTGAGGTTGAGCTTTACACGCCGCAGATGGCGAACATCGTTAAATATGTCGAGCAGCTCAATGATCTGGATATCGAAGATATAGAACCGATGCTCGGCGGCTTGACGGATGAGGGCGAGGCGACGTTTACGCTGCGGGACGATGTTCCGGGCGGCTCGCTCGGCCAAACGGCGGGCCTATCGCAGGCTCCGTCGAGCGTTGCGGGGCATTTTCAGGTGCCGAAAGTCTTATGA
- a CDS encoding DUF721 domain-containing protein: MEQLFGAIPTVIGGLESHDKVTEAVVFAAWSRCAGEMLRERTVPISFDKKRLTIAVADKTWQRHLEELSPQMIAKINGSLGQGTVRFIEFQIDEKTVKKACEDRVSESNSRSNAVTPALAKAALAIADENLRKHFLDAAGSYLERQKNS, encoded by the coding sequence ATGGAACAGCTTTTTGGTGCAATTCCAACGGTAATCGGCGGACTTGAATCGCACGATAAAGTTACCGAAGCTGTGGTGTTTGCGGCGTGGTCACGCTGTGCCGGCGAGATGCTTCGCGAGCGGACCGTTCCGATCAGTTTTGACAAAAAGCGTCTGACGATCGCCGTCGCCGACAAAACTTGGCAGCGGCATCTAGAGGAACTCAGCCCGCAGATGATCGCTAAGATCAATGGGTCACTCGGACAGGGTACGGTCAGATTCATTGAGTTTCAAATTGATGAAAAGACCGTCAAAAAAGCATGCGAAGATCGTGTATCCGAAAGTAACAGCCGGTCAAATGCCGTCACTCCGGCACTTGCGAAGGCGGCATTGGCGATCGCTGACGAGAATTTAAGGAAACATTTTTTGGATGCTGCCGGAAGTTACCTGGAAAGGCAGAAAAATTCCTAA
- a CDS encoding pantoate--beta-alanine ligase, whose product MEIMSRRQRMFSISRKLRRESKTVGFVATMGALHEGHLTLVKEARQMCDVVIVSIFVNPTQFNNSIDLEKYPRDLTSDVALLAEYEVDYVFAPEENEIYPDGFSTYVNVQNVTDTLEGASRPGHFRGVATVVTILLNTIRPDHAFFGQKDAQQVAVIKRLTTDLGFETEIVVIPTVREASGLAMSSRNERLSAEEREKAVIIITALREAKMAFKKGERNASELTQIVKDRISTEPLAKLDYVDVVDRYSLQSLEKVGDEESLIVIAAYFGDVRLIDNVILNRKQ is encoded by the coding sequence ATGGAGATCATGAGCCGTCGTCAACGCATGTTCTCGATCTCGCGCAAATTGCGGCGGGAATCTAAGACCGTTGGCTTTGTCGCGACGATGGGAGCTCTGCACGAAGGCCATTTGACGCTCGTCAAAGAGGCACGCCAGATGTGCGATGTGGTGATCGTCTCGATATTTGTTAACCCGACACAGTTCAACAACAGCATAGATCTCGAGAAATATCCGCGTGACCTGACGAGCGATGTGGCGCTGTTAGCCGAATACGAGGTCGATTACGTTTTTGCACCCGAGGAGAACGAGATCTATCCGGATGGGTTCTCGACGTATGTTAACGTCCAGAATGTGACCGATACGCTCGAGGGAGCCTCGCGTCCGGGGCATTTCCGCGGCGTCGCGACCGTGGTCACGATCCTCCTGAACACCATAAGGCCCGATCATGCATTTTTCGGCCAGAAAGACGCTCAGCAGGTCGCCGTCATTAAACGCCTGACAACCGATCTCGGATTTGAGACGGAGATCGTCGTGATCCCGACCGTGCGAGAGGCGTCCGGGCTCGCGATGTCGTCGCGTAACGAAAGACTGTCCGCCGAGGAACGTGAGAAGGCTGTAATTATCATTACCGCTCTACGCGAAGCCAAGATGGCCTTCAAAAAAGGTGAACGAAATGCGTCAGAGCTCACTCAAATCGTAAAAGACCGCATTTCCACGGAACCGCTCGCAAAGCTCGATTACGTCGATGTCGTCGATCGGTATTCCCTGCAAAGCCTTGAAAAGGTTGGGGATGAAGAATCTTTGATCGTCATCGCGGCCTATTTTGGCGACGTTCGGCTGATCGATAACGTCATCCTCAATCGAAAGCAGTAG
- a CDS encoding TlpA family protein disulfide reductase, which produces MKTLKGVIVGLSLMLAVAFTVSAQTNLTALDGSRVNVEGQAGKVVVMAIGASWLPLSDKQAEFTNALAKKYAGRNVVFYFIATDSLNAKSKNFAANEAILKFATENRLTATVLRDSDGAATFKKFNIEQVPSFVVLDKSGKQVGDPFGGIDPKYDITIPISKVIDRLL; this is translated from the coding sequence ATGAAAACACTTAAAGGTGTCATCGTTGGTTTGAGTTTGATGTTGGCCGTCGCGTTCACCGTGTCGGCACAGACGAATCTGACCGCGCTTGACGGCTCCCGCGTGAACGTCGAAGGCCAGGCCGGAAAGGTTGTCGTCATGGCGATCGGTGCGAGCTGGCTGCCGCTTTCGGATAAGCAGGCTGAGTTTACAAACGCACTGGCCAAGAAATATGCGGGCAGGAATGTAGTTTTCTACTTCATCGCGACCGATTCATTGAACGCTAAATCGAAGAATTTCGCGGCCAATGAGGCGATCCTGAAATTTGCCACTGAAAACAGACTGACCGCGACAGTTCTGAGGGATTCGGATGGAGCGGCGACGTTCAAGAAGTTCAACATAGAACAGGTTCCGTCGTTCGTCGTCCTCGACAAGAGCGGCAAGCAAGTGGGCGACCCTTTCGGCGGTATCGACCCGAAATACGACATCACGATCCCGATCTCAAAGGTGATCGATAGGCTGCTGTAA
- a CDS encoding transposase has protein sequence MFQVSRDNPAYYLTSVAHHRLPIFQKDAIKKIVCDAFDEARKSAGIMIFAYVIMHEHTHVLTDNAREMKEVLRYLNGISAKRLINYLKENGYESSLAKLRIRDRGKNHSHSVYEHHPNALRITGEDAVMQKVNYIHLNPVRAGLVEHPDEYLYSSSRQWHGRSIENEPLMTDHKQIKWRPAA, from the coding sequence ATGTTTCAAGTCTCAAGAGACAATCCCGCATACTACCTAACCTCAGTGGCACACCATCGTCTGCCGATCTTTCAGAAAGATGCAATCAAAAAAATCGTCTGCGACGCATTTGATGAAGCGAGAAAGTCTGCAGGAATAATGATATTCGCGTATGTCATAATGCACGAACATACGCATGTACTGACGGACAATGCACGGGAAATGAAAGAAGTTTTGCGATACCTGAACGGTATTTCCGCAAAACGCTTGATCAACTATCTGAAAGAGAACGGTTACGAAAGTTCGCTTGCGAAACTCCGCATACGAGATCGCGGGAAGAATCATAGTCATTCGGTTTACGAACATCATCCGAATGCTCTACGGATAACGGGCGAAGACGCAGTGATGCAAAAGGTCAACTATATTCACCTAAATCCGGTTCGTGCGGGGTTGGTCGAGCATCCGGATGAATATTTATATTCGAGTTCTCGTCAATGGCATGGACGGTCGATAGAAAATGAGCCGCTAATGACCGACCACAAACAGATCAAATGGAGACCGGCGGCGTAG
- a CDS encoding MFS transporter yields the protein MLLDLSPLKASRDYRLLFTGQLVSFFGSMMTFIVVPWQMYQITQSSAMVGYIYLAEFIPMVALAFVGGAMADFLDKRKMLRLTEIGQTLVTAILLINSLLPTPQIWVLFLSVALHAGFAAIQRPSFESFIQKVIPPEMMSAVMALNSIRFSVGMIVGPAVAGVIATQLSPSIAYSIDLVTFIASLTAVFMLRFVPPPENAEKPSFAAIKKAWKYAFSRQELVGTYFIDIAAMFFAFPQALYPALAVIYGEKYVGFFPAAIAVGALTASATSGWTKNVHRHGLMVIAAAVLWGVAIFFFGLVNSLVPALLLLAAAGFFDMISGIFRGAIWNQTIPNFLRGRLASIEMMSYLTGPMLGSAKMGIVAEKFGVQNAIVSGGILCVVAVAGSALFLPKFAAYDGREGIKQRELEEAERAEMSRVSEAEF from the coding sequence ATGTTACTGGACCTCTCACCCCTAAAAGCCTCGCGCGACTACCGACTTCTTTTCACAGGCCAGCTTGTATCTTTTTTCGGCTCGATGATGACGTTTATTGTCGTGCCCTGGCAGATGTATCAGATCACGCAGTCGTCGGCGATGGTCGGCTACATCTATCTCGCTGAGTTTATCCCGATGGTCGCTCTGGCTTTTGTCGGCGGAGCGATGGCCGATTTTCTCGACAAGCGAAAAATGCTGCGACTGACAGAGATCGGGCAAACCTTAGTTACTGCCATTCTGCTGATAAATTCTCTGCTGCCAACCCCGCAGATCTGGGTATTGTTTCTCTCCGTCGCTCTGCATGCAGGTTTTGCGGCGATACAGAGACCATCGTTCGAGTCGTTCATTCAAAAGGTCATCCCGCCTGAAATGATGTCAGCGGTGATGGCTCTAAACTCGATCCGATTCTCGGTCGGAATGATTGTCGGCCCGGCCGTGGCCGGCGTTATTGCCACTCAGTTGAGTCCGTCTATCGCATACTCGATCGATCTCGTGACATTCATTGCCTCGCTAACGGCGGTTTTCATGCTTCGATTCGTGCCGCCCCCTGAGAATGCTGAGAAGCCGAGTTTTGCAGCGATCAAGAAGGCTTGGAAATACGCCTTCAGCCGTCAGGAACTGGTGGGGACGTATTTCATCGATATCGCCGCGATGTTCTTTGCCTTTCCGCAGGCACTATATCCGGCTCTTGCTGTCATTTACGGCGAAAAATATGTCGGGTTTTTCCCGGCAGCGATCGCCGTTGGAGCACTGACCGCGAGTGCTACCTCGGGCTGGACCAAGAATGTTCACCGGCACGGTTTAATGGTGATCGCAGCGGCTGTTTTGTGGGGCGTGGCGATCTTCTTTTTCGGTCTCGTGAACAGCCTTGTTCCCGCATTATTGCTGCTCGCCGCGGCCGGTTTTTTTGATATGATATCGGGCATTTTTCGGGGTGCGATCTGGAATCAGACCATTCCGAATTTCCTCCGTGGACGTCTTGCGAGTATTGAAATGATGAGCTATCTGACCGGCCCGATGCTCGGAAGTGCTAAAATGGGCATCGTTGCAGAAAAGTTCGGGGTTCAAAATGCGATCGTAAGCGGCGGTATTCTTTGCGTTGTCGCGGTTGCGGGCTCAGCCCTCTTTCTGCCAAAATTCGCCGCCTACGATGGCCGTGAAGGCATCAAGCAGCGTGAACTCGAAGAGGCCGAACGAGCCGAAATGTCTCGCGTGTCGGAAGCGGAATTTTGA
- the folK gene encoding 2-amino-4-hydroxy-6-hydroxymethyldihydropteridine diphosphokinase, which translates to MDTGHTVAYIGLGSNLGDRAGNLLMAVRGLMEASFVVHKLSGIYETEPVGIETDQKFLNMVAEIHVTNVTPSQMMARMMRIEYLLGRTDKSLKKPRTIDLDLLLFGDAIIDTELLTLPHPRLHLRRFVLKPLAKIAPNLVHPVLHQEIADILENLDDPSEVTRWNPNNGHEAAHAEAGV; encoded by the coding sequence GTGGATACAGGACATACAGTTGCATACATCGGGCTCGGGTCGAATTTGGGAGACCGGGCCGGGAACCTCTTGATGGCCGTTCGCGGGCTGATGGAGGCGAGTTTTGTCGTGCACAAGCTTTCGGGGATATATGAGACCGAGCCGGTGGGCATCGAAACGGACCAGAAATTCCTGAACATGGTCGCCGAGATCCACGTCACCAATGTGACGCCGAGCCAGATGATGGCCCGGATGATGAGGATCGAATACCTGCTGGGCCGCACCGACAAATCCCTGAAAAAACCCCGCACGATCGACCTCGACCTACTGCTCTTTGGCGACGCAATTATTGATACAGAATTACTTACGCTGCCGCACCCGCGGCTGCACCTGCGGCGTTTCGTGCTCAAGCCGCTCGCAAAGATCGCCCCGAATCTCGTCCATCCCGTTCTGCACCAGGAGATCGCCGACATCCTCGAAAACCTCGACGACCCAAGCGAAGTGACCCGTTGGAACCCGAATAACGGCCACGAAGCCGCCCACGCCGAAGCCGGCGTGTAG
- a CDS encoding helix-turn-helix transcriptional regulator, which produces MLNQTLITEFGKRIRQLRTERKLSQEELSFQTGFHRTYIGMIERGERNISLSNIGVFAKIFEMSVSELMAFGQEEITNKQRGDS; this is translated from the coding sequence ATGCTCAACCAAACTCTCATCACCGAATTCGGCAAAAGGATCAGACAACTTCGGACCGAGCGAAAACTCTCCCAAGAAGAACTCTCATTCCAAACCGGCTTCCACCGCACCTACATCGGCATGATCGAACGCGGCGAACGAAACATCTCGCTCTCGAATATTGGTGTGTTCGCGAAGATTTTTGAGATGTCAGTTTCAGAGTTGATGGCATTCGGCCAGGAAGAAATTACCAACAAACAGCGAGGTGATTCCTAA